GTCTTTTTTAAAAGACTATTTGGGTTTTGGGGCTAAAATTGTCGCCTTCCATAATCTGAGTTCTTATAGCATGGGGGATAAATATCCCTTTAATGGAAAATCCTATCTCAATCAGGGCGATGAAACCCCCCTTTGGCCCAATGGCTATCCTTATTTTAGTGGTTCGAAACAGGGGGGTGTGCCTGGGGAATATTCCAACCCTACCGTGCTCGATCGCATTTACTACCACGCCTATATCAAAACCAATCTCAAGCGCCTCATGCCCTATATGGATAAAATTTATTTCCAATTTGGTACGATGTCTGAGCAAGAACATTATTGTGTGCGCTCAGGAGATAAATGTGGGCCAAGCCAGTGGTATAACAGCTTTGGCGGGCAGTTTGATTTTGATATGCAGTATAAGGGTTTTGGATTCTATAACAAATATTACTTTTCAGACAAGCCTCAGATGAAATTTTACGCCACTTATGGGCAATCGCTTTATACGGGTTTGCCTTGGTACCACGCGCCCAACTTTGAGCGTATCGCGCTTTACTATGTCTATAAAAATAAATTCATGAGTTTGCGCGCAGACGCGTTTTTTAACTTTTTGGGTGGGGGCAATGGACATAGTTTGCATGGAACAGGAGGCAAGTGGTACACCACTTTCCAGCAATTTGTAACCCTTTCCATCGACACAAGAGAGCTAGTAGATTTTGTGCGCAGCCGCCACCACTAGGCGCGTTCTAAGAAAATGCGCAGGCGTTCTAAGACTTGATCGCCTAGCACGAATAAAGCTTGTTTGAGATCGATTCCCCCCTTTTTTCCCAAAAGAGCCACGCGTAAGGCGGGCATGAACGCCCCGGGCTTGAGCGTGTGCGTTTCTAAAAAGTCATGTAAAAGAGTTTGGATACTCTCTAAGTTATCTAAAGATGCCTCTTTTAAATCGTGCATAAAGGCTTCTAGCAAGGCTTTAGCCTCAGGATTTTTAATAGCTTCGTAGGCAGTGGGGGAGTCTAGCACCTCATGCATCCCCAAACTCAAACTTTTAAGGGTAGCGCACCGCTCTTTAAGTGCGCTCAATAAAATATCCTTTTGGGCAGGTTGCAAACTAGCAAAGCTAAAGGGCAGATCAAAGTCTTGTAAAAGAGTTTCTAGCTGGGCGTTAGAGGTGGCTTTGAGATAGTGGGCATTGAGCCAGTCTAATTTATGGGGGCTAAAGCAACTGGGTGCGCTGTTAAGTTCTTTGGGGCTAAAGTGTTGCAACAATTCTTTTAGGCTAAAGATTTCTTGATCGCCATAACTCCAACCCAAACGCACCAAGAAATTTAGCAAAGCCTCTTTAAGATAGCCCAAAGCCTTATAATCCATCACCCCCATCGCCCCATCGCGCTTACTCAATTTGCGCCCCTGTTCGTTTAAAATCATAGGCACATGGTAAAAGTTAGGCAATTTAAAACCTAGGGCTTGGTAGATAAGGATTTGTTTAGGGGTGTTGCTGAGGTGATCGTCTCCGCGAATAATATCGGTAATTCCCATCAGCGCGTCATCGATGGTTACTACAAAATTATAAGTGGGCGTGCCATCCGCACGCGCAATGATAAAGTCGTCTAACTCTTTGGCCTGCACCACTACTACGCCCTTTACTCCGTCTTCAAAAGCAATTTCCCCCTCTAAAGGGGCTTTCAGACGCACTACAGGGGTAATTCCTTGTGGGGGCGTGCCTTTAAAATCTCTGTAACGGCGATCGTAGCGGGGGGTTTGCCCCTGCGCCCTTTGACTCTCCCTTAAAGCCTCTAACTCCTCCTTGCTCATATAGCAGTAATACGCTTTGCCCGCTTCTAAGAGTTGTTGGATATAGCTTTGGTAGAGTTCTAAGCGTTGGGATTGGTAGAGAATTTCCCCATCAAAGTCTAAGCCCACCCACTCAAAGGCTTGCAAAATCGCCTCTGTGGCTTCTTGATTATTGCGCGCTAGATCCGTGTCCTCAATGCGTAAATAAAACTTTCCCCCCGCTCCCCTAGCATACAGATAATTAAAAAGAGCCGTCCTCAAGCCTCCGATGTGCAAATGCCCGGTAGGGGAGGGGGCAAAACGCGTTACAACCATGCATATCCTTTAAGCCTAAAAGTCCTAAAATGCGCATTCTAATACAAGCTAACTTAAAAGGGTGTGCATGCTTTGCGTCTTGGATATTGAAACCGTGCCAGATATTGATCTAATTAGGCAGGACTTAGACCCTGAAAGCACTTTAGAACCCTTAGAGCTTTGCGCTAAAGCCTTTGAGTGGCAAAAAGTTAAGAGCGGATATGAGTTTTTGCCCCTCTATTGGCACAAGGTGGTTTCCATTGCTGCTGTGTTAGCCGACACACATGGGCATTTTATTAAGGTGGGCAATTTTGGCAGACAAGAGGGACAAAAGAGAGATGAAAAACACTTAGTGGCAGATTTTCTCAGCTTTTTTAACCATCAAAAACCCATGCTCATTAGTTTCAATGGGCGTAATTTTGACCTGCCCACTCTCATGCTCAAAGCCCTCGCCTATAACTTAGACGCGCGCGCCTTTTACGATCAAAGCAATAAATGGGAAAATTACCGCTACCGCTACAGCGAAGCCTTCCATACCGATCTGCTCGATAGTCTCTCACAATTTGGCGCACAAAGGCTTAAACTCGATGGGGTGTGTTCTATGGTAGGTTTGCCGGGTAAATTTGGCTTGAGCGGGGAGTGCGTGCATGAAATTTATTATAGTCAAGAGAGCGATCGCTTGGAGCGCATCGATCTGTATTGTCAAGGCGATGTGCTCAACACCTATTGGCTCTATCTTAAATACATTCTTTCTAAGGGCGCGCTGGCTAAAGAACATTACCTAAATATTCTAGTGGATTTTAAAAACAAACTCCCCCAAGACAAGCCCTATAGCGAGGTTTTCACCCAAGCTCTAGAGCGCGAGATTCAAAGCGAAATGCAAGAGGATTAAGGCTTAACAATATGCCATTCTACTTTGAGCAGATCGCAAGACCCTTTAAAGCCTAGATCGCAACCCTTTAGAAAGTATTTTTTAGCTTTTTTGCGGTTTCTGCGCACACTCTGAACATCCCAATAAAGCACCCCTAAGCTATGACAAGAATAAGGATCGCCTAGTTTTGCGCCCCGTTGGTAATATTTGATCGCTTGGTCTATGTCCTTGTGCACACCTAACAAACCCTGCTCATAAATCCAGCCCAAAGTGCGGTAAGCCTGCACATCTCCCATTTGACCCGCTTTTTTGTAGTCCATAATAGCTTGCTTGGGATCGCTCTTCTCTTCTAATAACCCACGAGCCAAATAGGCGCGTGCGATCCCCATTTGTGTCATCTTGTTTAAATAAGCCATAATTTTAGGGCGATCGTTGGCATAACCGGCCTGAAGCAAGCCTTCTAAATAGGTATTTGTTTGACTTTCAGGGGGGCGTGCCACCAGTGCGCAAGCCTGT
This portion of the Helicobacter felis ATCC 49179 genome encodes:
- a CDS encoding 3'-5' exonuclease, whose amino-acid sequence is MLCVLDIETVPDIDLIRQDLDPESTLEPLELCAKAFEWQKVKSGYEFLPLYWHKVVSIAAVLADTHGHFIKVGNFGRQEGQKRDEKHLVADFLSFFNHQKPMLISFNGRNFDLPTLMLKALAYNLDARAFYDQSNKWENYRYRYSEAFHTDLLDSLSQFGAQRLKLDGVCSMVGLPGKFGLSGECVHEIYYSQESDRLERIDLYCQGDVLNTYWLYLKYILSKGALAKEHYLNILVDFKNKLPQDKPYSEVFTQALEREIQSEMQED
- the gltX gene encoding glutamate--tRNA ligase — protein: MCMVVTRFAPSPTGHLHIGGLRTALFNYLYARGAGGKFYLRIEDTDLARNNQEATEAILQAFEWVGLDFDGEILYQSQRLELYQSYIQQLLEAGKAYYCYMSKEELEALRESQRAQGQTPRYDRRYRDFKGTPPQGITPVVRLKAPLEGEIAFEDGVKGVVVVQAKELDDFIIARADGTPTYNFVVTIDDALMGITDIIRGDDHLSNTPKQILIYQALGFKLPNFYHVPMILNEQGRKLSKRDGAMGVMDYKALGYLKEALLNFLVRLGWSYGDQEIFSLKELLQHFSPKELNSAPSCFSPHKLDWLNAHYLKATSNAQLETLLQDFDLPFSFASLQPAQKDILLSALKERCATLKSLSLGMHEVLDSPTAYEAIKNPEAKALLEAFMHDLKEASLDNLESIQTLLHDFLETHTLKPGAFMPALRVALLGKKGGIDLKQALFVLGDQVLERLRIFLERA
- a CDS encoding tetratricopeptide repeat protein, whose product is MRIKIFLGILGALLLGGCAREAYLKSGNKARYAQDFQQAIADYQRAGELGSARAYENLGFFYWEGAPKDITKAVVSFKKACKLGSKQACALVARPPESQTNTYLEGLLQAGYANDRPKIMAYLNKMTQMGIARAYLARGLLEEKSDPKQAIMDYKKAGQMGDVQAYRTLGWIYEQGLLGVHKDIDQAIKYYQRGAKLGDPYSCHSLGVLYWDVQSVRRNRKKAKKYFLKGCDLGFKGSCDLLKVEWHIVKP